One window of Thermocoleostomius sinensis A174 genomic DNA carries:
- a CDS encoding PstS family phosphate ABC transporter substrate-binding protein: MLKNAVKVKPGRFLVGTLAATVTVMAASVSAVLSQGTSEIQIDGSSTVFPISEAMAEEFQAANPGTRVTVGVSGTGGGFSRFCAGETAISNASRPIKAEEIAACEAAGIEYIELPIAYDALTVVVNPNNDWVDSLTVEELKTMWEPAAQGTITSWSQIREGFPDQPINLYGPGTDSGTFDYFTEAIVGKSGESRADFTASEDDNVLVQGVVSDVNALGYFGLAYYEANAGRLRAVPIDGGDGPVAPERANVENGTYQPLSRPLFIYVNAEAAQRPEVQQFVQFHLQNPELVTEVGYVPLPSEAYTLAQERFNEGRTGTVFANQNTIGVQIEDLLRLEAQ, translated from the coding sequence ATGTTAAAGAATGCAGTGAAAGTTAAACCTGGTCGATTCCTGGTAGGAACCTTGGCCGCTACCGTGACTGTGATGGCAGCTTCGGTGTCTGCGGTGTTGTCTCAAGGCACTTCTGAAATTCAAATCGACGGTTCCAGCACGGTGTTTCCCATTTCAGAAGCGATGGCGGAAGAATTCCAGGCTGCGAATCCTGGTACACGAGTGACAGTGGGTGTATCGGGTACGGGAGGCGGTTTCAGCCGCTTTTGTGCCGGAGAGACAGCAATTTCCAATGCGTCTCGTCCCATCAAAGCCGAAGAAATTGCGGCGTGTGAAGCAGCAGGTATCGAATACATTGAGCTACCCATTGCCTACGATGCCCTAACGGTTGTAGTCAATCCCAACAACGATTGGGTGGACAGCCTCACGGTCGAGGAACTGAAGACGATGTGGGAACCCGCGGCTCAAGGAACCATCACAAGCTGGAGCCAAATCCGTGAAGGATTTCCTGATCAACCCATCAATCTCTATGGTCCTGGAACTGATTCTGGTACCTTCGATTACTTCACTGAAGCAATCGTGGGTAAATCGGGGGAGAGTCGGGCTGACTTTACAGCCAGTGAAGATGACAACGTTCTGGTTCAGGGTGTGGTCAGCGATGTCAATGCGCTGGGTTATTTTGGTCTTGCCTACTATGAGGCCAATGCAGGTCGGTTAAGGGCTGTTCCAATTGATGGTGGCGATGGCCCGGTTGCGCCAGAGCGGGCTAATGTTGAGAATGGCACCTATCAGCCCCTTTCTCGCCCTCTATTTATTTACGTTAATGCAGAGGCAGCACAGCGTCCTGAAGTTCAGCAGTTTGTGCAGTTTCATCTCCAGAATCCAGAGTTGGTGACTGAGGTCGGTTATGTTCCGTTGCCGTCTGAGGCGTATACCCTAGCCCAAGAGCGATTCAACGAAGGACGGACAGGTACCGTGTTTGCCAACCAAAACACGATCGGCGTTCAGATTGAGGACTTGTTGCGGCTCGAAGCTCAGTAG
- a CDS encoding M56 family metallopeptidase, with the protein MHFSLILFAIGFAYGVRLLTGSVTSSERLNSQRWARALLLFLLPPFLLLSTSVAVLAMGTQGTMFGLPVGWFGYWLAVLFTGASLLQLLWLAVLGWRSAWHLRRYPRCQINGLSGRVINQALPFAAQIGVWRSQLVISQGLLDSLTAEQLQAVLAHEQAHAYHRDTFWFFWLGWLRQITGWLPCTEALWQELLLLRELRADRWAAQQVDPLVLAESLLLVMQAPLTTSQAFSAAFGADPALDRLEERIDALLSDPEDEVGCPHHAWIGLSIAFLPLLTVLFHT; encoded by the coding sequence ATGCATTTCAGCCTGATTTTGTTTGCGATCGGATTTGCTTACGGTGTGCGTCTCTTAACAGGTTCAGTGACCTCATCAGAGCGACTCAACTCTCAGCGATGGGCCCGGGCGTTGCTGCTGTTTCTTCTGCCACCGTTTCTGTTGCTGTCTACGTCTGTAGCCGTGTTGGCGATGGGCACACAGGGCACCATGTTTGGCTTGCCCGTTGGCTGGTTTGGCTATTGGTTAGCCGTGCTGTTTACCGGAGCCTCCCTCTTGCAACTGCTGTGGTTAGCCGTGCTGGGCTGGCGATCGGCTTGGCATCTGCGGCGATATCCTCGCTGTCAGATCAACGGCTTGAGCGGACGAGTCATCAATCAGGCGTTACCATTTGCTGCGCAGATAGGGGTGTGGCGATCGCAACTGGTCATTAGCCAGGGATTGTTGGATAGTTTGACGGCGGAACAATTGCAAGCAGTCTTGGCTCATGAACAGGCCCATGCTTACCATCGCGATACGTTCTGGTTCTTTTGGTTAGGCTGGCTGCGGCAGATTACAGGCTGGTTGCCCTGCACAGAAGCCCTGTGGCAAGAGTTATTGCTGTTACGAGAACTGCGGGCCGATCGCTGGGCTGCTCAGCAAGTAGATCCGTTGGTACTGGCCGAATCATTGTTACTAGTGATGCAAGCCCCGTTGACAACGTCCCAAGCCTTCAGCGCTGCGTTTGGAGCCGATCCAGCCCTCGATCGACTAGAAGAGCGCATTGACGCACTACTGAGTGATCCAGAGGATGAGGTTGGCTGTCCTCATCATGCGTGGATAGGGTTGTCGATCGCGTTTTTACCGCTACTCACCGTGTTATTTCACACCTAA
- a CDS encoding BlaI/MecI/CopY family transcriptional regulator: MALPHHTPKQLSLGPLESEILEIVWTLGSVTVKDVHDRILADPDRELAYASVTTVLRRLTQKGWLACDKHDRAFRWRALVSREEAKVLHAHDHLRRFLAVGNPDVIAAFADELDRSSAEKLEAIAQRLKAVREARETP; this comes from the coding sequence ATGGCGTTGCCCCATCACACCCCAAAGCAGCTTTCATTAGGCCCGCTGGAATCGGAAATTCTAGAAATTGTCTGGACACTAGGTTCAGTCACTGTGAAGGATGTGCACGATCGAATTTTGGCAGATCCCGATCGCGAACTGGCATATGCATCCGTAACAACGGTGTTGCGTCGTCTTACCCAAAAGGGATGGTTGGCGTGTGACAAGCACGATCGCGCCTTTCGATGGCGAGCACTGGTATCGCGGGAAGAAGCCAAGGTTTTACACGCTCATGATCATCTACGACGCTTTTTGGCAGTAGGGAATCCCGATGTGATTGCAGCCTTTGCCGATGAGTTAGATCGATCGAGTGCTGAGAAACTAGAAGCCATTGCTCAGCGCTTAAAAGCTGTTCGCGAAGCCAGGGAGACACCATAA
- a CDS encoding cryptochrome/photolyase family protein yields MTVGVWVLGDQLWTEQAALQPCADRPSATPVILIESLQHVRHRPYHQQKLVLVWSAMRHFAEELRQAEWPVTYVTAEDFEAPLRQWIRNQGITDLRIMQPADRPFAQFIQSLELPCNLTIVPNNHFLWSIDDFRQWAKGRKNLLMEYFYREGRQRFNVLMAGKHPIGGRWNFDKENRQPLRGNLKPPTPHWFAPDSITQAVIEQVKTGDFATYGQAEPFRWAVTRSQALQVLEHFIEHRLATFGPYQDAMVTDEETMWHALLSPYLNLGLLHPLEVIRSAERAYHENNLALSSVEGFIRQVLGWREYMYGLYHYVDESYFQKNWFQHTQSLPRFFWNASEIEMNCLRQTLSQVERIGYAHHIQRLMILSNFALISGLSPQQVENWFHAAFIDGYDWVMQTNVIGMGLFADGGVVGSKPYASSANYINKMSDYCKQCRYNPTDRTGDTACPFNFFYWDFLDRHRHVLQSQGRMSFILRNLDKFSDTELQAIRQKASDWHQQHL; encoded by the coding sequence ATGACGGTTGGTGTATGGGTTTTAGGCGATCAACTATGGACAGAACAAGCTGCGCTGCAACCCTGTGCCGATCGCCCGTCGGCAACACCCGTGATTTTGATTGAATCGCTTCAGCATGTGCGCCACCGTCCCTACCATCAGCAAAAATTGGTACTGGTGTGGTCAGCCATGCGCCATTTTGCCGAAGAACTGCGCCAAGCTGAATGGCCGGTAACGTATGTAACCGCAGAGGATTTTGAAGCGCCACTACGACAGTGGATTCGGAACCAGGGTATCACCGATCTACGAATCATGCAACCCGCCGATCGCCCCTTTGCTCAGTTCATTCAGTCGCTGGAGTTACCTTGTAACCTAACGATTGTGCCCAATAACCACTTTCTCTGGTCGATTGATGACTTTCGGCAATGGGCCAAGGGGCGCAAAAACCTGTTGATGGAGTATTTTTATCGGGAAGGACGCCAGCGCTTTAATGTGTTGATGGCAGGCAAACACCCAATCGGTGGACGATGGAATTTTGATAAAGAGAACCGTCAACCCCTCAGGGGCAACCTGAAGCCGCCTACTCCGCACTGGTTTGCGCCAGATTCGATCACTCAAGCTGTGATCGAGCAGGTCAAAACAGGAGACTTTGCCACCTATGGACAAGCAGAACCGTTTCGCTGGGCTGTTACTCGATCGCAAGCGCTGCAAGTCTTAGAACACTTTATCGAGCATCGACTTGCTACCTTTGGCCCGTATCAGGATGCGATGGTGACGGATGAAGAAACCATGTGGCATGCGCTACTGTCGCCCTATCTTAATCTTGGTTTGCTGCATCCCCTAGAAGTGATTCGATCGGCTGAACGAGCTTACCACGAAAACAACTTGGCATTGAGCAGCGTAGAAGGCTTCATTCGCCAGGTTTTGGGCTGGCGCGAATATATGTACGGACTTTATCACTATGTAGACGAAAGCTATTTTCAGAAAAATTGGTTTCAACATACGCAATCTCTTCCTAGGTTCTTCTGGAATGCAAGCGAAATTGAGATGAATTGCTTACGCCAAACGCTATCCCAAGTAGAACGCATTGGTTATGCTCATCACATTCAACGCTTAATGATTTTAAGTAACTTTGCACTGATTTCTGGATTATCACCTCAGCAAGTAGAGAACTGGTTTCATGCTGCCTTTATTGACGGTTATGATTGGGTCATGCAAACGAATGTCATCGGTATGGGTTTGTTTGCCGATGGTGGTGTCGTTGGATCAAAGCCCTATGCTTCGTCTGCAAATTACATCAACAAAATGAGTGATTACTGCAAGCAGTGCCGCTACAATCCCACCGATCGCACTGGAGACACTGCCTGCCCATTTAACTTTTTCTATTGGGACTTTCTCGATCGCCATCGTCACGTGCTGCAATCGCAAGGACGCATGAGTTTTATTTTGAGAAACCTAGATAAATTCAGCGACACCGAATTGCAGGCGATTCGCCAAAAGGCGAGCGATTGGCATCAACAACATTTATAG
- a CDS encoding inositol monophosphatase family protein yields the protein MTSIQPSTFSYNQALDVAIAAAQAAGSLLRSAFHGLDSRDSGAIAIDAEAEAVIRQILTTAFPNYGIRGEALRHLDRTFQDQQQHLWLIDPNNGTASFLRGERGAAVSIGLLRATVPVLGVVYAFAAPDDAGDLFAWAEGCGDLKRNGVAVQRSPWATSLDPTHTVLISQDGDRNSKANAKLVAPARFRTVPSIAYRLALVAAGEGEAAVSLSDPCEWDYAGGHALLRSSGGELFDASGQPVTYAIDGRSDSGGRCFGGSVSIAPQLSRKNWSIVFQPYSYDNPYPLAVLSRGEAISEVGLLARAQGCLLGQLVGDALGSLVEFQTAQSIQRRYPQGLDNLEDSSIWNTLAGQSTDDSELALMLARALVQAECFDQAAIAAAYAYWYRSPPFDIGNTTQQALSAAAQAISRGSNPAESAIRAATLDSEANGALMRISPLGIFGHATDEAQLAEWARLDAQLTHPHPVCQDANAVFVIAIRHALTTGEAPAEVYRYAKSWAAESNLHPHVQQWLAEAETQPPADYIERMGWVHIALQNAFYQLLHAPSLEAGIVTTVMQGGDTDTNGAIVGALLGAVYGRAAIPWQWRDRVLTCRPIQKLADVKRPRPQPFWPIDALQLAEQLLITGRKGSP from the coding sequence ATGACCTCAATCCAGCCGTCTACCTTTTCCTATAATCAAGCCTTGGATGTTGCCATTGCAGCGGCTCAGGCAGCAGGAAGCCTACTACGATCGGCGTTTCATGGATTGGATAGCAGGGACAGCGGAGCAATCGCCATCGATGCGGAAGCCGAAGCGGTGATTCGCCAAATCCTGACCACGGCTTTTCCAAACTATGGCATTCGGGGTGAGGCGTTACGCCATCTCGATCGCACGTTTCAGGATCAGCAACAGCATCTCTGGCTGATTGATCCCAATAATGGCACAGCGTCTTTTCTGCGCGGCGAGCGGGGTGCGGCTGTCTCGATCGGACTGCTGCGGGCAACGGTTCCAGTGCTGGGGGTGGTCTATGCCTTTGCGGCTCCTGATGATGCGGGCGATCTGTTTGCATGGGCAGAGGGCTGTGGCGATCTGAAACGCAATGGTGTGGCAGTGCAGCGCTCACCCTGGGCTACATCTCTAGACCCAACCCATACCGTACTAATTTCTCAAGATGGCGATCGCAATTCCAAAGCCAATGCCAAACTGGTAGCTCCTGCTCGCTTTCGCACAGTCCCTAGTATTGCCTATCGCTTGGCATTGGTCGCTGCCGGAGAAGGAGAAGCGGCTGTTTCTCTCAGTGACCCGTGTGAGTGGGACTATGCAGGGGGTCATGCTTTGCTGCGATCGAGTGGCGGTGAGTTGTTTGATGCGTCAGGGCAACCCGTCACCTATGCGATCGATGGCCGCAGTGATAGCGGTGGTCGCTGTTTTGGCGGCTCGGTGTCCATTGCACCGCAATTGTCCCGCAAAAATTGGAGCATTGTGTTTCAGCCCTACAGTTACGACAATCCTTATCCCCTAGCCGTGCTGTCTCGCGGCGAAGCCATCTCGGAAGTGGGGCTATTGGCCCGGGCGCAAGGCTGTTTGCTGGGGCAATTGGTAGGAGATGCTCTCGGTAGTTTAGTCGAGTTTCAAACGGCCCAATCAATTCAGCGCCGCTATCCCCAAGGACTTGACAATCTGGAAGACAGTAGCATCTGGAATACCCTAGCCGGACAGTCAACCGACGATTCAGAGTTGGCGCTGATGCTAGCCCGAGCGCTAGTGCAAGCCGAATGCTTTGATCAGGCTGCCATTGCTGCGGCTTATGCCTACTGGTATCGATCGCCACCGTTTGACATTGGTAATACGACCCAGCAAGCTTTATCGGCTGCTGCGCAAGCCATCAGTCGGGGCAGCAACCCTGCCGAGTCCGCCATCCGAGCCGCTACATTGGATAGTGAAGCGAATGGTGCGCTGATGCGAATTAGCCCTCTGGGCATTTTTGGTCATGCCACCGATGAAGCCCAACTAGCAGAATGGGCACGCCTCGATGCACAACTAACCCATCCTCATCCGGTTTGTCAGGATGCCAATGCGGTGTTTGTGATTGCCATTCGCCATGCGTTGACGACGGGAGAAGCCCCAGCGGAGGTCTATCGCTATGCCAAAAGTTGGGCGGCTGAGTCCAATCTGCATCCCCATGTGCAGCAATGGCTAGCGGAGGCGGAAACTCAACCTCCGGCAGACTATATCGAACGCATGGGATGGGTGCACATTGCCTTACAAAATGCGTTTTATCAGTTATTACATGCCCCCTCTCTAGAGGCAGGGATTGTCACAACGGTGATGCAAGGCGGCGATACCGATACCAACGGCGCGATCGTCGGAGCTTTACTAGGAGCCGTTTATGGACGTGCTGCCATTCCTTGGCAGTGGCGCGATCGAGTGCTTACCTGTCGTCCTATTCAAAAACTGGCAGACGTGAAGCGCCCACGTCCCCAACCCTTCTGGCCGATCGATGCCCTGCAACTGGCTGAACAACTGTTGATTACCGGCAGGAAAGGAAGCCCCTGA
- a CDS encoding lipid kinase: protein MAQRALLLVNRHARRGGADLAEAIERLQQSGVDVVPEAVEQSWDLADTIRQHRNQVDQVIVAGGDGTLNWAIEGLLDTQLPLGVLPLGTANDLARTLGIPLTLPEACDVIIQGNCQRIDLGWVNNRYFFNTGSLGLTVQISRKLSREAKHRWGVLAYGMTGFQILRESPPFWAELRLDGGTVHRLRSVLIVVANGRYWGGRLTIAPDASVCDQRLHICSLNIEHWWQFVPTLPALWSGKYGDYSEWIQGFECQEVEIRTLTPYDINTDGESTAQTPAHFRVVPSALSVFVP from the coding sequence GTGGCTCAACGGGCATTACTGTTAGTGAATCGTCATGCACGACGAGGAGGGGCTGATCTAGCTGAGGCGATCGAACGATTGCAGCAGTCTGGAGTAGATGTGGTTCCTGAAGCGGTTGAACAATCTTGGGATTTAGCAGACACGATTCGGCAGCATCGCAATCAGGTCGATCAAGTGATTGTGGCTGGGGGTGATGGCACGCTGAACTGGGCAATTGAAGGGTTGCTAGATACGCAGTTACCATTGGGCGTGTTGCCATTGGGAACGGCCAATGATCTGGCACGGACGCTTGGCATTCCCTTAACGTTACCAGAAGCTTGTGATGTCATCATTCAGGGAAACTGCCAACGCATCGATCTAGGCTGGGTCAACAATCGCTATTTCTTCAATACAGGTAGCTTGGGGCTAACGGTACAAATCAGCCGCAAACTTTCTAGAGAAGCAAAACATCGCTGGGGCGTGTTGGCCTATGGCATGACGGGTTTTCAGATTTTGCGAGAGTCACCGCCGTTTTGGGCGGAATTGCGATTGGATGGGGGCACGGTTCACCGATTGCGGTCGGTACTAATTGTGGTGGCCAATGGGCGCTATTGGGGAGGACGGTTGACGATCGCGCCGGATGCATCGGTTTGTGATCAACGATTGCACATTTGCAGCTTGAATATTGAGCACTGGTGGCAATTTGTGCCCACCTTACCAGCGCTGTGGTCGGGCAAGTATGGTGATTATTCAGAGTGGATTCAGGGGTTTGAATGCCAGGAAGTTGAAATCCGCACCCTTACGCCCTATGACATCAACACCGATGGCGAATCTACAGCCCAAACACCAGCCCATTTTCGTGTGGTTCCCTCTGCCTTGTCTGTGTTTGTTCCCTAA
- a CDS encoding KTSC domain-containing protein → MQLQPVNSDQIYAIGYDAAIERLVVVFQNHRIYQFFDVPATVYHELLRAGSKDQYIQTSVVGQYPYAQLLRRKRKRHR, encoded by the coding sequence ATGCAACTGCAACCGGTTAATTCAGATCAAATTTATGCGATCGGGTATGATGCGGCGATCGAGCGCCTAGTAGTTGTGTTTCAAAACCATCGCATTTATCAATTTTTTGACGTTCCTGCAACGGTGTATCACGAGTTGCTGCGTGCTGGCTCTAAAGACCAGTACATACAGACTTCGGTAGTTGGTCAGTATCCCTATGCGCAATTGCTGCGGCGCAAGCGCAAACGACATCGGTAA
- a CDS encoding Uma2 family endonuclease: MSQPTGGVRWTIQDVEALPDNEWIRYEIIDGELFVTRSPHHKHQQVTGRLFAVLDEWSLSSGLGEASIMPGLIFSDSDNVVPDVVWVSYERLVQIQDEAGHFCGAPELVVEVLSPGKVNENRDRSAKLKLYSVQGVREYWIVDRLSQRVEIYRRNQAQLMLVATLLVEDVITSPLLPGFACEVTRLFASRA, from the coding sequence ATGAGCCAACCCACAGGTGGTGTTCGCTGGACAATTCAAGATGTGGAAGCGTTACCCGACAACGAGTGGATTCGCTACGAAATCATTGATGGAGAGTTGTTCGTGACGCGATCGCCTCACCATAAACACCAGCAAGTCACTGGACGACTTTTTGCAGTTCTGGATGAATGGTCACTCAGCAGCGGCTTAGGAGAAGCTTCCATCATGCCTGGTTTGATTTTTTCAGACTCAGACAATGTAGTTCCTGATGTTGTGTGGGTCAGCTATGAGCGACTGGTGCAAATTCAAGATGAGGCAGGGCATTTTTGCGGTGCGCCTGAACTGGTTGTAGAAGTGCTATCTCCCGGAAAAGTAAATGAAAATCGAGACCGCTCTGCCAAACTAAAACTCTATTCAGTGCAAGGAGTTCGAGAATATTGGATTGTCGATCGCCTGTCTCAGCGAGTTGAAATTTATCGTCGTAATCAGGCCCAATTGATGTTAGTAGCGACCCTGCTGGTTGAGGATGTGATTACGTCTCCCCTATTGCCTGGTTTTGCTTGCGAAGTTACCCGTCTGTTTGCGTCACGGGCTTAA
- a CDS encoding AMIN domain-containing protein has translation MVGNALIADIPNAVLALPEGEEFQAASPAEGIALVAVTSRADGVRVAITGTERRFSPRVHGCQTLSTPITQLILFRGGLRTVPAKFPFDRLFPITYCPFPIPHYNSISIYQLFSIL, from the coding sequence GTGGTCGGTAATGCGCTGATTGCGGATATTCCCAATGCGGTGTTGGCATTGCCGGAGGGTGAAGAGTTTCAGGCGGCAAGTCCAGCCGAGGGGATTGCGCTCGTGGCAGTCACATCGAGAGCCGATGGAGTTCGAGTAGCGATTACGGGGACAGAACGGAGATTCTCCCCACGGGTTCACGGTTGCCAAACCCTATCCACCCCCATTACCCAATTGATTCTGTTTAGGGGCGGTTTGCGAACTGTTCCTGCGAAATTCCCCTTCGATCGCTTATTCCCAATTACTTATTGCCCATTCCCAATTCCACATTACAATTCGATATCCATCTATCAACTTTTCTCAATTCTGTGA
- a CDS encoding protochlorophyllide reductase, with translation MVHDQKPTVIITGTSSGVGLYASKSFVDRGWYVVMACRDIPKTEAAAQSLGIAKENYTILPIDLASLESVRNFVKDFRAIGRPLTALVCNAAIYMPLLKEPLRSPEGYELTMATNHLGHFLLCNLLLEDLKNSPAPDKRLVILGTVTHNPDELGGKIPPRPDLGNLEGFAAGFKAPVSMIDGKKFEPVKAYKDSKVCNVLTMRELHRRYHESTGITFTSLYPGCVAETPLFRNHYPLFQKLFPLFQKYITGGYVSQELAGDRVAAVVIEQPYRQSGAYWSWGNRQKKDRKSFVQQVSPQARDDAKAERLWELSEKLVGLA, from the coding sequence ATGGTACACGATCAAAAACCGACGGTTATCATCACAGGCACCTCTTCTGGAGTTGGTTTATATGCCTCCAAATCCTTTGTCGATCGCGGCTGGTATGTGGTTATGGCCTGTCGTGATATTCCCAAAACTGAAGCAGCCGCACAATCTTTAGGAATTGCGAAAGAAAATTACACAATTTTGCCGATCGATTTGGCGTCGTTGGAGAGTGTTCGGAACTTTGTCAAAGATTTCAGAGCGATCGGCAGACCGTTGACGGCATTAGTCTGTAATGCTGCAATCTACATGCCACTGCTAAAAGAACCACTGCGTAGCCCGGAAGGCTACGAGCTAACTATGGCCACTAATCATCTTGGCCATTTCCTGTTGTGCAACTTGTTGTTGGAAGATCTAAAAAATTCACCTGCTCCTGACAAACGGCTCGTAATTTTGGGAACCGTAACGCACAATCCGGATGAGCTTGGTGGAAAAATTCCGCCCCGTCCCGACTTGGGCAACCTGGAAGGATTTGCGGCTGGGTTTAAAGCACCTGTTTCTATGATTGATGGTAAGAAGTTTGAGCCAGTCAAAGCTTATAAAGACAGTAAAGTGTGCAACGTGCTAACCATGCGAGAGTTACACCGGCGCTATCACGAATCCACTGGCATCACCTTCACCTCGCTCTACCCCGGCTGCGTCGCCGAAACTCCCCTATTTCGCAATCACTATCCGCTGTTTCAGAAACTATTTCCGCTGTTTCAGAAGTACATTACGGGCGGCTATGTGTCACAGGAACTGGCGGGCGATCGGGTAGCAGCCGTAGTCATCGAACAACCCTATAGGCAATCAGGAGCCTATTGGAGTTGGGGCAATCGCCAAAAGAAAGACCGAAAATCCTTTGTGCAACAAGTGTCACCCCAAGCGCGAGATGATGCCAAAGCAGAACGGTTATGGGAACTAAGTGAGAAATTGGTTGGACTGGCGTAA
- a CDS encoding PHP domain-containing protein: MLELHCHTTHSDGTLTPTELVSAALAAGVKVLAITDHDTLSGWNEAITAAKPYDIEIVPGLELSTVHNGRSLHLLGFYPNRDRLQPPLQERIAGRFRRAQKMVDRLADLGYPVELSMRGTMVPGRPHIANALVKAGYIQSPQEAFDRWLGEGKPAYVEYEKFSVFEGIKLLRDCTAVPVWAHPYLFCGGQVETLLPDFVAAGLMGLEVYHPSHTIAQTQTLEALCQQYGLLKTGGSDYHGPALGKTDDRHTELNHLHLSTELLTPLKQASIGLSQ, encoded by the coding sequence ATGTTAGAGCTTCATTGTCATACCACCCACTCAGACGGAACCCTGACCCCGACGGAACTGGTATCAGCTGCCTTGGCTGCGGGTGTCAAGGTGTTGGCAATTACGGATCACGATACGCTCTCTGGCTGGAACGAGGCAATAACTGCGGCCAAACCATATGATATTGAAATCGTCCCCGGACTAGAGCTTAGCACCGTTCATAACGGTCGATCGCTGCATCTTTTGGGCTTTTATCCCAATCGCGATCGGTTGCAACCACCGCTACAGGAACGGATTGCCGGTCGCTTTCGCCGTGCCCAGAAGATGGTCGATCGGCTGGCAGATCTAGGCTATCCGGTTGAATTGTCTATGCGCGGAACCATGGTTCCAGGACGCCCTCATATCGCGAATGCTCTGGTTAAAGCCGGATATATACAATCGCCTCAAGAGGCGTTCGATCGTTGGCTGGGGGAAGGTAAACCAGCTTACGTAGAATATGAAAAATTCTCAGTATTTGAAGGGATTAAACTACTGCGCGATTGTACAGCCGTGCCCGTGTGGGCCCACCCCTATCTATTTTGTGGTGGACAGGTGGAAACATTGCTGCCAGACTTTGTTGCTGCTGGGCTGATGGGGTTGGAGGTTTATCATCCCAGCCATACGATCGCGCAAACTCAAACTCTAGAAGCCTTGTGTCAACAGTATGGTCTCTTGAAAACAGGCGGCAGTGACTATCATGGCCCGGCTCTTGGTAAAACGGACGATCGCCATACTGAATTAAATCACCTGCATCTATCAACTGAATTGTTAACTCCGCTCAAGCAAGCGTCTATTGGGTTGAGTCAATGA
- a CDS encoding thiaminase II/PqqC family protein, with the protein MSLTCQQLLTTHPHLWEDATAHPFLTQCQTGEIAANQFNTWLVQDYWFVVDFTRFTGRVLAAAPVQHFEVLLAAFGTLKEELKWFQAKATERQLNLNTPQHPTCIEYCDYMAGLVADPYAVQAVAYWAIECAYNQGWQRPGPMSEPYSEFADRWGNAGFTAYVKQLEQQADDALRSASEEVQQQAERAFLEVARLEKKFWQMAFSAE; encoded by the coding sequence ATGTCTCTCACCTGCCAACAGCTTTTAACCACTCACCCTCACCTGTGGGAAGACGCTACGGCGCATCCTTTCCTCACGCAATGTCAGACAGGTGAAATTGCAGCCAATCAGTTCAATACCTGGTTAGTACAAGATTATTGGTTTGTGGTGGACTTCACGCGATTCACTGGACGAGTGTTGGCAGCAGCCCCAGTACAGCATTTTGAAGTGCTGTTGGCAGCGTTTGGCACATTGAAAGAAGAACTGAAGTGGTTCCAAGCGAAAGCCACTGAGCGCCAGCTAAATTTAAACACACCGCAACATCCGACTTGCATTGAGTACTGCGATTATATGGCGGGGTTAGTGGCAGACCCCTATGCTGTACAAGCCGTAGCCTATTGGGCGATCGAGTGTGCCTATAATCAGGGTTGGCAGCGACCGGGGCCCATGTCCGAACCCTACTCTGAGTTTGCCGATCGCTGGGGCAATGCTGGCTTTACTGCCTATGTCAAACAATTAGAACAGCAAGCAGATGACGCGCTGCGATCTGCTTCAGAAGAAGTGCAACAGCAGGCAGAACGAGCATTTCTAGAAGTTGCTCGGCTTGAAAAAAAGTTCTGGCAAATGGCCTTTAGCGCTGAGTAA